The Skermanella pratensis genome has a window encoding:
- a CDS encoding putative inorganic carbon transporter subunit DabA, giving the protein MSIALAVTPTIEAEAGTGSGIPGPDRAALLAAISTACGRIAPLWPLKHFVAVNPFLGFSGQSFAATCATLRRVARTDMLMPRSFYRKALADGEMDDRDLEAALAAMPEGAGRPNDVQALKQALVRDPAGTRPRAVVATVAEILDTLAAGDRQASRTSFMIDEISKWCAAYFDEGQANWRLPSRHLRPYPAWRASMRHDRNPEAMGIRGFRKAVAGLPDDPVEAIATVVGNLGIPTRAVPDYLHRALFDIGGWAAYARYLVWNSELHGHQDDTLVHLLAIRVAWGYALFLERTDAAFTDAWRRAMDEAAILPADERPGDDPDLAVDLILQDAYEAGYERRLLTRLAAGGTRAGQACPPEGRRRLQAAFCIDVRSEVYRRALETACPEAETVGFAGFFGFPIEYVPIGRVTGGAQCPVLLKPAFVVCEAVKQASEEEETEILGCACCAGVRPRPGSRSRHRRCRPSPMWRRLACCSAPRC; this is encoded by the coding sequence ATGAGCATCGCCCTGGCCGTCACGCCCACGATCGAAGCCGAGGCCGGAACCGGGTCCGGCATCCCGGGTCCCGACCGGGCCGCCCTGCTGGCGGCGATATCCACCGCCTGCGGCAGGATAGCACCGCTCTGGCCGCTCAAGCACTTCGTCGCGGTCAATCCGTTCCTCGGCTTTTCCGGCCAGAGCTTCGCGGCGACCTGCGCCACCCTGCGGCGGGTCGCGCGGACCGACATGCTGATGCCCCGGAGCTTCTACCGGAAGGCGCTGGCGGACGGCGAGATGGACGACCGGGACCTGGAAGCGGCGCTCGCCGCGATGCCCGAAGGCGCCGGCCGGCCGAACGATGTCCAGGCCCTGAAGCAGGCCCTCGTCCGGGACCCTGCCGGCACCCGTCCCAGGGCGGTCGTCGCCACTGTCGCGGAGATCCTCGACACGCTCGCGGCCGGCGATCGCCAGGCCTCGCGCACGTCGTTCATGATCGACGAGATTTCCAAATGGTGTGCGGCCTATTTCGACGAGGGGCAGGCTAACTGGCGGCTGCCGTCGCGCCACCTGCGCCCCTATCCGGCATGGCGGGCATCCATGCGCCACGACCGCAATCCAGAGGCGATGGGCATCCGGGGGTTCCGGAAGGCGGTCGCCGGCCTGCCCGACGATCCGGTGGAGGCGATCGCCACCGTCGTCGGAAACCTCGGCATCCCGACGCGCGCCGTCCCGGACTACCTGCACCGGGCGCTGTTCGACATCGGCGGGTGGGCCGCCTATGCGCGGTATCTGGTCTGGAACAGCGAACTCCACGGCCATCAGGACGACACCCTGGTCCATCTCCTGGCGATCAGGGTCGCCTGGGGCTACGCGCTCTTCCTCGAGCGCACCGATGCAGCCTTCACCGATGCCTGGCGGCGGGCGATGGACGAGGCGGCGATCCTGCCGGCGGACGAACGTCCCGGCGACGATCCGGACTTGGCCGTCGACCTGATCCTGCAGGACGCCTACGAGGCCGGCTACGAGCGCCGCCTGCTGACCCGGCTCGCGGCGGGCGGCACCCGGGCCGGCCAAGCCTGCCCGCCGGAAGGCCGCAGAAGGCTCCAGGCGGCGTTCTGCATCGACGTCCGCTCCGAGGTCTACAGGCGCGCGTTGGAAACCGCCTGCCCCGAAGCCGAAACGGTCGGCTTCGCCGGCTTCTTCGGCTTTCCCATCGAATACGTGCCGATCGGCCGCGTCACCGGCGGAGCCCAGTGCCCGGTCCTGCTAAAGCCGGCCTTCGTCGTGTGTGAGGCGGTCAAGCAGGCCTCGGAGGAAGAGGAGACCGAGATCCTGGGCTGCGCCTGCTGCGCCGGCGTGCGGCCAAGGCCTGGAAGTCGTTCAAGACATCGGCGGTGTCGTCCTTCACCTATGTGGAGACGACTGGCCTGCTGTTCGGCGCCAAGATGCTGA
- a CDS encoding NADH-quinone oxidoreductase subunit L, with amino-acid sequence MPTPLLWLCAAGPLLLIAAAMPSLSSSAPSTDRTRRSAAGPAFAASLAALAVALAAAAAWAVHGTLRTGTVGIAGVGFGIYLDGLTAVMLVLVAFVGAVVTRYSGRYLDGDPNHTRFMGWLGLTLAAVLLLIVSGNLFQFALAWVATSVGLHRLLVFYGERPAAVLAARKKFLASRIGDICLITAMVLIQRTFGSLDYAGIFAAADALRASGMDPVHSAPIHGIALLLVVAALLKSAQFPLHGWLTEVMETPTPVSALLHAGIINAGGFLVLRLADVISLSAPSLHVLAMVGGLTALFGSVVMLTQTSVKVSLAYSTIAQMGFMMLQCGLGAYSAALLHIVAHSLYKAHAFLSSGSVIDIARASWSPSPGGKLHPARMTMAVAAVLATVLVIGTLSGASLAEKPGVFALGAIMLFGLVHLIAGAIDERPTGYVIGRAAALAVLVAAAYFALQLGAERLLAGSLPAVQGPGSPLDYAIVAAVVLGFGALTVFQNLMPRHAGEPRWQALHVHITNGFYVNTIANRLVLRFWPSLPPGRSTSQAATSMNGAQR; translated from the coding sequence ATGCCCACACCACTCCTCTGGCTCTGCGCCGCCGGACCGCTCCTGCTGATCGCGGCCGCGATGCCGTCCCTTTCGTCATCGGCCCCCTCCACCGACCGTACCCGCCGCTCCGCAGCCGGGCCCGCGTTCGCCGCCAGCCTCGCGGCTCTCGCCGTCGCCTTGGCGGCCGCGGCGGCCTGGGCCGTCCATGGAACGCTGCGGACCGGGACCGTCGGCATCGCGGGAGTGGGTTTCGGGATCTACCTGGACGGCCTGACCGCGGTGATGCTGGTCCTCGTCGCCTTCGTCGGCGCCGTCGTGACCCGGTACAGCGGCAGGTATCTCGACGGCGATCCGAACCACACCCGCTTCATGGGATGGCTGGGCCTGACGCTCGCCGCCGTCCTGCTGCTGATCGTCTCCGGCAACCTGTTCCAGTTCGCCCTCGCCTGGGTCGCGACCAGCGTCGGCCTGCACCGCCTGCTGGTCTTCTACGGCGAGCGGCCCGCCGCAGTGCTGGCAGCGCGCAAGAAGTTCCTGGCGAGCCGCATCGGCGACATCTGCCTGATCACCGCGATGGTGCTGATCCAGCGGACCTTCGGCAGCCTGGACTACGCCGGGATCTTCGCCGCCGCCGACGCCCTGCGGGCTTCGGGGATGGACCCGGTCCATTCCGCGCCCATCCATGGGATCGCCCTCCTCCTGGTGGTCGCGGCCCTGCTCAAGTCGGCCCAGTTCCCGCTCCATGGCTGGCTGACGGAGGTGATGGAGACGCCCACCCCCGTATCCGCCCTCCTGCATGCCGGGATCATCAATGCCGGGGGGTTCCTGGTGCTGCGCTTGGCGGACGTCATCTCGCTGTCGGCGCCCTCGCTCCACGTCCTGGCCATGGTCGGCGGGCTGACCGCCCTGTTCGGCTCGGTGGTGATGCTGACCCAGACCTCGGTGAAGGTGTCTCTGGCCTATTCCACGATCGCCCAGATGGGCTTCATGATGCTGCAATGCGGGCTCGGGGCCTATTCCGCGGCTCTGCTGCACATCGTCGCCCACTCGCTCTACAAGGCCCATGCTTTCCTGTCCTCCGGCAGCGTCATCGACATCGCGCGGGCGTCCTGGTCGCCCAGTCCGGGCGGCAAGCTGCATCCTGCGCGGATGACGATGGCCGTCGCCGCGGTCCTGGCGACGGTGCTGGTGATCGGAACGCTGTCCGGCGCGAGCCTCGCGGAGAAGCCGGGTGTGTTCGCCCTCGGTGCGATCATGCTCTTCGGTCTCGTCCACCTGATCGCCGGCGCGATCGACGAGCGGCCGACGGGCTATGTCATCGGCCGCGCCGCGGCGCTCGCGGTGCTGGTCGCCGCGGCCTATTTCGCCCTGCAGCTGGGCGCCGAGCGCCTGCTCGCCGGATCGCTCCCGGCGGTCCAGGGGCCGGGAAGCCCGCTCGACTACGCGATCGTCGCGGCGGTCGTTCTCGGTTTCGGCGCGCTGACGGTGTTCCAGAACCTGATGCCCCGCCATGCCGGGGAACCGCGCTGGCAGGCGCTCCATGTCCACATCACCAACGGGTTCTACGTCAACACGATCGCCAACCGGCTCGTCCTGCGCTTCTGGCCCAGCCTCCCGCCGGGCCGATCCACCTCCCAGGCCGCCACTTCCATGAACGGAGCGCAAAGATGA